Proteins encoded within one genomic window of Ctenopharyngodon idella isolate HZGC_01 chromosome 6, HZGC01, whole genome shotgun sequence:
- the sumf1 gene encoding formylglycine-generating enzyme, which yields MASLLNSSVVLFILILAALCDIGDIVLEQRPQSSESQDTDCGCQGLKREIAVDLSDKNKLEHQDDTNIYSKTANESPHTTEPDVLTKLVLLQGGWFMMGTDDPGIPPDGEGPQRRVKLDPFYIEEHEVTNQQFQHFANQTGYITEAERFGDSFVFEGLLSEEVKSTLSHAVAAAPWWSPVKGADWRHPEGPDSTIEHKMNHPVLHVSWTDAQAYCHWAKRRLPTEAEWELACRGGLQDRLYPWGNKLMPKGQHYANLWQGDFPNHNTAEDGYANTSPVMSFPANGFGLYDMVGNAWEWTADWWSVHHTTEDRYNPKGPESGTDRVKKGGSYMCHKSYCYRYRCAARSQNTPDSSASNLGFRCVSDADL from the exons ATGGCATCACTATTGAACAGTTCTgtggttttatttatattaattttggCAGCGCTTTGTGATATAGGCGACATCGTGCTCGAACAGAGGCCGCAGTCTTCAGAGTCGCAGGATACGGATTGTGGTTGTCAGGGACTGAAAAGGGAGATTGCCGTTGATCTAAGTGATAAAAACAAACTGGAACATCAAGATGATACAAATATATACTCCAAAACAGCAAACGAAAGTCCACACACGACAGAGCCTGATGTACTCACTAAG ctGGTGCTTCTGCAGGGAGGTTGGTTTATGATGGGAACGGATGACCCAGGAATACCACCGGATGGAGAAGGGCCGCAGAGAAGAGTGAAGCTGGACCCTTTTTACATTGAAGAGCATGAGGTCACAAACCAGCAGTTCCAACACTTCGCCAACCAGACAGGATACATCACAGAG GCTGAGCGTTTTGGAGACTCTTTTGTTTTTGAGGGCCTGCTGAGTGAGGAGGTGAAGAGCACCCTGTCACACGCG GTGGCTGCTGCTCCTTGGTGGTCACCAGTGAAAGGTGCAGACTGGAGACACCCAGAAGGACCAGATTCAACCATAGAGCACAA GATGAATCACCCTGTTCTGCATGTGTCATGGACTGACGCACAGGCATACTGTCACTGGGCCAAACGCAGACTTCCTACAGAAGCTGAGTGGGAGTTGGCCTGTAGAGGAGGACTTCAGGATAG GCTGTACCCATGGGGAAATAAACTAATGCCTAAAGGGCAGCACtatgctaacctgtggcagggAGATTTCCCTAATCACAACACAGCAGAGGACGGCTATGCTAACACATCACCG GTGATGTCATTTCCTGCTAATGGCTTTGGTCTGTATGACATGGTGGGGAACGCGTGGGAGTGGACGGCAGACTGGTGGAGTGTACATCACACTACAGAAGACAGATATAATCCT aaagGACCAGAATCAGGGACAGACAGAGTCAAGAAAGGAGGGTCCTACATGTGCCACAAG